CTGAGTCAACTGACCTATGGGGATATCATTTTGCTCAACAAAATTGACCTGGTGACCCCCGAGCGGGTGCAGGAGTTATCGCAGCGCATCGGCGAGATGAAGGCGGGGGCGCGGATTCTCCCTGTGACCTACGGCAAGGTGCCGTTGCCCTTGATCCTGGGGGTGGAATCGCCCCATGACCAACTTCAGACGTCGTCAGGGCCGCATCACCATGACCATGCGCACCACCACCATTCCCATCACTTGGAAAACGACGGGTTTGTGGCGGTGTCTTTTACCAGCGACCGGCCCTTCAATTTGGAAAAGTTTCAGTTTTTCCTGACGGACCAATTGCCGACGACGGTGTTTCGGGCCAAGGGGATTTTGTGGTTCGACCGGAGTACCTTGCGCTATATCTTTCAACTGAGCGGCAAGCGCTACAGCTTAGACGTGGACGACCGGCCCATTCCCCCGCAGAATCAACTGGTGTTTATCGGGCGGGACCTGGACCGGGAAGCGCTGCTGCGGGATGTGACCGCCTGTTTGGTCTAGGGGGGCAGCTCTAGGGCAATTTGGCCAAGAAACCCTTGGCGGAAGTCCTGCAGGAGTTTTTGGGCACAACGGTGCAGGTCGCCTCGGAAGTCCCGCTCGGCTAGGGCGGCTAGGAAACTTTCCGGCGTATGGGCCTGTGGATCCAACCGGTAGCGTCGCTGTAAACCGTCAGGGGGCTGGCGCGCCTGGGATGGCAATTCCCACAGCCGCACTAACAGCGCGCACGCGACCAGGGCGTGGTCGTAGACGGCTTCACTGATGTCGTCGCAGATTGCCAGGTGCACGGCGGCCTGCTGGTCGTCCAGGCGGGGGGGTAACAGACCTGGCGTGTCCAAGAGTTCCAAATCGCCGCCCAGGCGCACCCACTGGCATTGCCGCGTGACTCCTGCCTTAGCGGCACTGGCGGTCACCCGTCGGCCCAGCAGGCGATTGATGAGGGCAGATTTGCCTACGTTGGGACAGCCCACGACTGCGACCCGCACGGCACGCGGGAGCATTCCCCGACGTTGCCGACGGCTGTTCACGCGCTCACCCACCTGCGCTAGGGCGCGCCGGAGTTGCTCTAGTCCCTGTCCCTGGCGAGCTTCCGTGAGCAGGACGGGCCGCTCCGGGGTTTGGAGCGCTGCTAACCACTGTTGACCGACCGCTGGGGGAATCTGGTCCCGCCGGTTCAACACTACCAGACCGCTGGCGGCCACCTGCTGCAACAGGGGGTGGGTGCTACTCGCCGGAATCCGGGCATCCCGTACCTCCACCACCACGTCCACCCGCTGCAGGTGTTCCCGAAGCGCCTGAACCGCCCGCGCCATGTGACCGGGGTACCACTGCACAGGGGACAACGGCATAGAACGGCCAGGATTTACAATAGACAGAGACTCAAGCTGGTGACTTTCCTATTATCGCGAATCAGGGCGGCTGGGCATGAGCAACGACCGTATCCGCATCTACGACCTCTCCCGCGAACTGAACTTGGACAACAAGTCGGTACTGGAGCTGTGCGACCGACTGCAGGTCCCCTACAAGACCTGTAGCAGCACAATCAGCGAGCAGGATGCGGACCGGATTCGCCGCGCAGCCCAGCAGAGCCGTCTCAGTTCAGCGCGTCCCGCTTCTCGCCAAGCAGCCCCCAAGCCCGCCGAACCGACGCCACCCAAAAGCAAAGAACTGCAAATTCGCAGCTACAGTTACCGACAAAAGCCGGAAGCGCCGGCGGCGCCAACGTCGGCACCTAGTAAACCTGAAAAGCCCGAGGCACCGCTGCGCCGAGAAACGCCCCGACCCACGCCACCTCAACCACGGCCCCAGCGACCGATTTTGAAAAGCCCGGAAGCGCCGAGTAAACCAGTGGCTCCCGTGCGGCGGGAAACGCCCCCGCCGGTCCGTCCTGAACCAGAACCCAGCACGGTGGAGGTGGTGTTGTTTCCGCCTAAGGTCAAAACCGACAGCAAAGCGCCGGCCAAGCGCAAGGACCGGGAAGTGGAATTGGCCGATGAAGAACGGGAAAAAGCCAAGCTCAGCGCCGCCTTCAAGAGCAAACGCCGCCAGCGGAGCCGCGACTTTGACGATGACGAGGACTTGGACCTATTGGAACTGGAGACCACCAGCAGTAGCAGCCCAGACCCAGCCCACAGCACCGCCAGCATTTACCTGATGCGGCCGCCCAAACCTAAACCCACCAGTCCAGTGACGGTGAAACCCCAACCCCGACCGTCCAAACCGCACCGTCCTGAACCGTTGCCGGCCCGAGTCACGGCGCCACCACCGCCAGAACCTACAAAGCCCGAGTTCATCGAGGTGACCGGTAGCCTGACCGTACAGCAGTTAGCGGAACAACTGGTGGTGCCAGCTACTGAGATCATCAAAACCCTGTTTCTCAAGGGCAAGATGGTCACTGTCACCCAAACCCTCGACCTGCCCACCATCGAACTGGTTTGCCGAGAGCTAGGGGTCGAAGTTATTACGGCGGAGACCGACACCAGCACCGCCGCCCGCAAGGAAACGGAGATGCTGGAGGCCGCCGACTTAGAGAACCTGCAACGGCGCCCACCGGTGGTGACCGTCATGGGGCACGTGGACCACGGCAAAACCACCCTGCTGGATGCAATTCGCAAAACGCGAGTGGCGGCGGGCGAAGCGGGGGGCATTACCCAGCGCATTGGCGCTTACCACGTGGATGTCCCCCACGAAGGCACGACCAAGCGCATCGTCTTTCTGGACACGCCGGGCCACGAAGCGTTTACGGCCATGCGGGCGCGGGGTGCCAAGGTGACCGATATTGCCATCCTGGTGGTGGCGGCGGACGATGGGGTGCGGCCCCAAACCATTGAGGCCATTCGCCACGCCCAAGCGGCTAAAGTGCCCATCATTGTGGCCATCAACAAGATTGACAAGGAAGGTGCCCAGCCGGAGCGCGTCAAGAATGAGCTAATGCAGTACGGTTTGGTGCCGGAGGAGTACGGCGGCGACACCATCATGGTGCCGGTAAGTGCCCTGAAGGGTCAAAACCTGGACACCCTATTGGAAATGGTGTTGCTGGTGGCGGAGGTGTCCGACCTGTACGCCAACCCCGACCGTCCGGCCAAAGGCACGGTGATTGAGGCGCATCTCGACCGTACGCGGGGGCCAGTGGCGACCCTACTGGTGCAAAACGGGACCTTGCGAGTGGGGGATGTCCTGGTGGCCGGAGCGGTTTTTGGGAAAGTGCGGGCGATGGTGGACGACCGTGGTCAACGGTTAGAAGCGGCGCCCCCCTCGTCGGCAGTGGAGGTCTCTGGTTTGACGGAGGTGCCCATCGCTGGGGACGAGTTTGAGGTCTACAGCGATGAGAAACAGGCGCGGGCGGTGGCGGAGGAACGGGCGCAGCAGGAACGCAATCGGCAACTGGCCCAGCGGCAGATTACCCTGGGGACACTGTCGCAGCAGGCCCACGAAGGCCAGCTCAAGGAACTGAATTTGATTCTCAAGGCGGACGTGCAGGGGTCTGTTGAGGCCATTGTCAATGCCCTGAAGCAACTGCCCCAGCAGGAGGTGCAACTGGGGATTCTGCTGGCGGCGCCGGGAGAAATCACTGAAACGGACGTAGACCTGGCGGCGGCTAGCAAGGCGGTGATTGTGGGCTTTAACACCACCCTGGCCCCTGGGGCGCGCAAAGCGGCAGACGCTGCAGGAGTGGACATCCGCGAGTACACCATCATCTACAACCTGCTGGAGGATATCCAGGCGGCGATGGAGGGGCTGCTGGAGCCAGAACTGGTGGAAGAGTCCTTAGGTCAAGCGGAAGTGCGGGCGGTGTTCCGTCTCGCCAAGGGGGTGGTTGCCGGATGCTACGTGCAATCTGGCAAGCTCCAGCGCAACTGTTTGATGCGGGTGCGGCGCAACGGCCAGGTGGTCTGGCAAGGCACGCTAGATTCCCTGCGCCGGCACAAGGACGACGTGCGGGAAGTGGCCGCCGGGTTTGAGTGCGGGGTGGGCTGTCAGGATTTCCAGGACTGGCAGGAAGGGGACGTGATCGAGGCCTATACGCGGGTGACCCAGCGGCGCAAGCTCACCGGTACAACCGCCTAGGCCTGCATCTGCTGGAACCACTGGTGCAGTTGGGCCAACTGTTGTCCTGGTGGCAAGGTTGCCAGGCCCCGCACCGTAATTTTGCCAGGGCGATAGACGAAGCGGGAATGCAACTGGGGAGACAGCCGCCGTAACAGCTCCTGCCAGGCCGGCTCCGCCATGCCAGTTTCCAAAATCACGTGGGGCGCCTCGGGACGGATGCGCCGGATGCCCATTTGTCGGGCCAACAATTTCACCCGCATCACCAGCACCAACTGCTCGACCGGCGGGGGAAGTTCACCGTACAGACGGCACCAGGCGCTAGTGATCTGGTCAATGTCGGCCTGGGTTGTGGCAGCGGCCAGGTCGCGGTAGGCTTGCAATTTCAACTCCACGTTGGGCATGTAGCTGGCCGGGATAAAGGCGGTCACGTTCAAATCAATTTGGGTGTCATCCACTGTGGGAATCTGGCGGCCCCGCAGTTCTTCGAGGGCCTCCTGCAACATCTCCAAGTACAGGTCAAATCCAACAGCGGCAATATGTCCCGATTGCTCTGGCCCTAGCAGGTCGCCCGCTCCCCGAATGTCCAGGTCCCGCAGCGCTAGT
The sequence above is drawn from the Gloeomargarita sp. SKYB120 genome and encodes:
- the infB gene encoding translation initiation factor IF-2; this encodes MSNDRIRIYDLSRELNLDNKSVLELCDRLQVPYKTCSSTISEQDADRIRRAAQQSRLSSARPASRQAAPKPAEPTPPKSKELQIRSYSYRQKPEAPAAPTSAPSKPEKPEAPLRRETPRPTPPQPRPQRPILKSPEAPSKPVAPVRRETPPPVRPEPEPSTVEVVLFPPKVKTDSKAPAKRKDREVELADEEREKAKLSAAFKSKRRQRSRDFDDDEDLDLLELETTSSSSPDPAHSTASIYLMRPPKPKPTSPVTVKPQPRPSKPHRPEPLPARVTAPPPPEPTKPEFIEVTGSLTVQQLAEQLVVPATEIIKTLFLKGKMVTVTQTLDLPTIELVCRELGVEVITAETDTSTAARKETEMLEAADLENLQRRPPVVTVMGHVDHGKTTLLDAIRKTRVAAGEAGGITQRIGAYHVDVPHEGTTKRIVFLDTPGHEAFTAMRARGAKVTDIAILVVAADDGVRPQTIEAIRHAQAAKVPIIVAINKIDKEGAQPERVKNELMQYGLVPEEYGGDTIMVPVSALKGQNLDTLLEMVLLVAEVSDLYANPDRPAKGTVIEAHLDRTRGPVATLLVQNGTLRVGDVLVAGAVFGKVRAMVDDRGQRLEAAPPSSAVEVSGLTEVPIAGDEFEVYSDEKQARAVAEERAQQERNRQLAQRQITLGTLSQQAHEGQLKELNLILKADVQGSVEAIVNALKQLPQQEVQLGILLAAPGEITETDVDLAAASKAVIVGFNTTLAPGARKAADAAGVDIREYTIIYNLLEDIQAAMEGLLEPELVEESLGQAEVRAVFRLAKGVVAGCYVQSGKLQRNCLMRVRRNGQVVWQGTLDSLRRHKDDVREVAAGFECGVGCQDFQDWQEGDVIEAYTRVTQRRKLTGTTA
- a CDS encoding GTP-binding protein gives rise to the protein MTAGMDVTLPKRGLPVTIITGFLGSGKTTLLNHILQNRQDLRVAVLVNEFGDINIDSQLLVAVEEGMIELSNGCICCTINDSLVEAVYNVLERRERVDYLVVETTGVADPLPIALTFLGTELRDLTRLDSILTVVDASAFAPDLFHSEAALSQLTYGDIILLNKIDLVTPERVQELSQRIGEMKAGARILPVTYGKVPLPLILGVESPHDQLQTSSGPHHHDHAHHHHSHHLENDGFVAVSFTSDRPFNLEKFQFFLTDQLPTTVFRAKGILWFDRSTLRYIFQLSGKRYSLDVDDRPIPPQNQLVFIGRDLDREALLRDVTACLV
- the ylqF gene encoding ribosome biogenesis GTPase YlqF, whose translation is MPLSPVQWYPGHMARAVQALREHLQRVDVVVEVRDARIPASSTHPLLQQVAASGLVVLNRRDQIPPAVGQQWLAALQTPERPVLLTEARQGQGLEQLRRALAQVGERVNSRRQRRGMLPRAVRVAVVGCPNVGKSALINRLLGRRVTASAAKAGVTRQCQWVRLGGDLELLDTPGLLPPRLDDQQAAVHLAICDDISEAVYDHALVACALLVRLWELPSQARQPPDGLQRRYRLDPQAHTPESFLAALAERDFRGDLHRCAQKLLQDFRQGFLGQIALELPP